The Ovis aries strain OAR_USU_Benz2616 breed Rambouillet chromosome 8, ARS-UI_Ramb_v3.0, whole genome shotgun sequence genome includes the window TAGCCCATCTTATAGAGGGAAAGGGCAGTATCCAGGGACACACACATCGAGGGAGCTCTGGGACACAAATTGTCACATTAAGTGATTGAAGTCCTGGGTTTTTTggatttcattgttgttttatgAAGCTAACTCTCACTCCTCTCTATGTCACTAAACCTGTCTTCAGAAAACCTTTCCAAAATTTAGCTATTCTACTCATTTGTAGATTAGGAAAGCAGCTCATCAATCACGTTGCATGGTCAGTGCTGAATACAGTAAGGGATGTGCGAAGTGCAGGCCTAAGAGGCACGATCTATTTGGTGCAGATGTCGTCTCTTAATTCAGAGGTTTAGAAGCTCTTTTTGCTTAGATTGTACTCAAAGTATAGTGTCAGTCTATCACGTACACATCTATGCTCTATTTCTTTCCAATTATTCCCTCAAGGAAACTCTAAACAGCTGTGACGACAGTTGATGTTTACTGTTTGTCAGGTACCAGGCACCCTGCCAAACCTTAACCCAAGTATTTACTCCTCATagcacgtctgactctttgtggccccatggattgtagcccaccaagctcctctgtccataggattctccaggaaagaatactggagatgccCTTTCTACtcaagggcatcttcccaacccaaggattgaatccgtatctcttgcattagcaggcagattctttaccactagcaccacctgggaagcccaagcaggaTTATAAAAGACCAGTGAGTGCTAAGGGACCCAAGGACACCTAGGGAGTGGACAAAGGGCAGGGGTGGCCTCGCTCCACGTCCACACTGAGGGTGGGGCAGGGCCTGACTCTTCCTGGCACCTAACGCTGAGCAGGGCACCCTCAGGAAGCAAACAgttaatgaatgaatacatgccATGCTCTTCACAAAAGTAAAAAAGCACTTTCAAGTGATATAAAAGGGGACGTCAATGTGAAAGGGGCACTTATTGTGCAGAAAGAAAAAACGCTGTAAGAGCAGATCCTTTCTTGACAAGTTATGGTAATTTCTTTAATCCTAGAAAGTCCACACTGTCACAGTAATATGAATTTCCCAACCCTTTTTCACTAGGCAGACTTGTGGGCTCTACCCAAGTAACACCCAGCCCAGGACAGCAGAAGTGAGGCATGTCTGAAAATGAGGTGGAGAGGAGGGTCAGATCAACAGCGAGTCAGCCATGAAATGGGTTTATGACTCAGTTTAATCCTCCTTACCTTTGAATATTATAAGCAATATATGCCATTATGATAGCTGTTAAGGgtgaaatgaataattaaaactaattatCTGATAAGACTAAGCATACTGTCTAACCTGATTTAAGGCAAATTTATCTACTTCTACTAAAAATACTGAACAGGAAAATTAAAAAGgtgaataaggaaataaaaaccctTCAGGTCTTATTTCCACTATATATTTCCTAAGTGACCTAAGGAAAGTATCATTCAAACAGAGTCacagtgtattttaaatttttattagtaAGAGTTTGGAgtacaaataaaattagaatactttTGGCTGAAAAATTAGCagctatgaaaaaaattaacattatataatattgtatcaaGACCTGCATCACAAAAATATTGCAGTTTACATATATTAGAATGATTTACAACATAGTAAATGCTTATTTATATCAATCCAAAAATCTCTTTATAAAAAAATTTGATATAGTTTAGCACTTTTGAGAGATTCAGTTCCTAATAAGTAACAGGAACACAATTTAGAAGATGTAGGTAGTACATCTTGTAATTGGAGACCTAACCAGTAAGTCTTGTCAGATAATTatgaaattatattcaataatcATTTATAAGAACTCAAGATAGAAACTCTGATTCCCTGATCAGTATGTATGCTTGGCATCAGAAATCCTACTATGAACAAATATGTAGCAAATTCTTGAAAACTACAGTTCACCTTAGAATAAGTGCCAGTCACCACCTGTTCTTTCCCTGACACACAGTTTCTACCACTCTTCATTCGCACTGCCTCTTCTCCTAGGCTGGTGGTATATTTCTGCTGCTTAAAGACCAATCATGCCCAGCATAATCCAAGGTCATCGACTCCTTTGCAGCTGAAGTGGGCTATGAAACAGCAAAAAAAGCCCAAACACTTTTCAACAGGAAAATCATCCACCCAACTCAGCAAGGGAGGAGCTCCATCTGTAAAACACTTTTCACCAAGGCTGCTTTAAAACTAGTCCTCTTAAGTCCAGTGGTATCACATGATCATTGTCTCTTTGGTTTGACAGTAAGTTCAAATCTTGAAGTACATGTTAAAATTTCCAAGTTATGTTACTCTGAGTTGAAAATCTTGCTCTAGTGGGATGagatttcttccattctgtgcaTTTGGTATGACATCTCACAATCAATCACTGAGATACAAAGAGCGTTAGGAGTTCAAGGAGAGGAATTACTGATTACACTTCACCGGAGCCTCTAGAAGCCAAGACAGGGAGGGCGTCATTCCTGCGAACAGAAAGACGTCTTCTGAATTCAACCTGATGAGTTAGCACAGCTGTAGGTAAGTGATGTACTGAGACTCTGTCACTGCGAAATGAGTAGCATTTAACTGTGGTTACTTCCAGAAGAATGGGAAATTCCCACGTTGTCACCGTTTCCACTTAAGAGTAGCTCAGCCTTGGCATGTTAGAAAGGGACCCCCTTCACTCCTAGTCGCAGTGGAGAGGTTCCTAGTGGCACCAGCTCCCCACTTCTGGTAACTGCACTTCCCTACAGCACCTCTCGCTCTTCATTTCCACGCAACCATCAGCGGGAAAACTGTATTTAGCTCAGTGAGGACAGGACCAAAAATAATAGGGATAGAACAGAAAATGAATGTGTATGCCAATGGAGTAAAACTCCTCATAGAGCTGATTCAAGAGGTAAAACCTATTTGCAAAAAGGAAGTGAGATACATCTCTATTTGCACAAAGAAAGTAAGATATATCTCTATTTTCGGTTTCATTCAAAAGAGCCTCCTTCCGTATTGGCAAACTAGCTACGTGGTGTGGTATGAGCTACTTTTCACTGTATttatatactaaaaattattccTTAATAAGGACTTtttaatacattaataaaaatatattaataaaatataatacaagaaaatatacattaataaaatatattaataaaaatataatacattagtaaaaatatatttaaaagtccttattaaggaataatttttagtatataaATACAGTGAAAAGTAGCTCATACCACACAGTATAGCTAGTTTGCCGATATGGAAGGAGGCTGTTTTGAATGAAACCGAAAATAGAGATGTATCTTACTTTCTTTGTGCAAATAGAGATGTATCTCACTTCCTTTTTGCAAATAGATTTTACCTCTTGAATCAGCTAAATACGGtattaaaatatcttaataaTTACAATTGGAAAAAGACATTCTAGTCAGTCATCTCAGCACTACTTCTTCAATTTCATCTTCTACAGAATCAACTGCTTTTACCGCTGGTTTACTGTTTGCATGTCTCAATCGGTGTCTGCTTGGATTAAAACTTCTTCCTTTGCTGAGGAAAGAGTCATCATCATCTCTATGCTCCCTATCCCAGCTGCTTTTATCCCCAGGGAGAAAGTTTAGAGAGTCACAGTCTTCTTTAGTGGCAGCCAGAGAACCTGGGTCACTGCTTTTGGAGGAAAGGCTGCTGCCGCCACTGGCACCAAACAGCAGTTCCATCAGGCTGGCTTTTCTTTCTCGTCGGGTAACTGAATCTATGCCGTCTTTACTaaatttctctgtattatttcctgAGAAACCCAAAAGGTCACTTTTTTGGCTAACTGGATTTGACCTCACTGGTGTTTTTGCAAATGAAGGCACATAGCTGCCAAACACAAGCTCAGCTGGAGAGGCTGGGCTTCGAGTACGGCCTGGATCCTGACCATCTTCTTTGGTCGTTGAAAGACTGAGGTCTTGCAGATGATGCCCGTTAAGTAATCTCTCTGAGGATCCAGAGGACATGTGTGTTCTGGGGTTTCTCTCTGGGGAACGCAGTTTTGGTTTCAAGTCAGGAAGCGATGGCAGCAAAGGATATTTTACATTCTGAGAGTCTTGTTCTCTGTTGATTTCATTCAGTTTAGCAAGTAGCATTTCTCTCTTTAGCCTCCCTTCTTCCAGTTTATCAATTTTCTGAACTTGGTACATTTCCGCTTGGTACTGTCCAGTTTCCAACATtggctttccttctctttccaacAAAGATGTCTTTTGCTTTGGCATTTTAGcaagtttttctctttcccatcctgtaagaaatcaaatttttaaaatgggattttATAGTagtattttcaaataagaaaacaactcTCATCTTAATTTACAAACCAGTTTCAGCTAATTTGTGTATGCTCAGTACactataaatttcatttttatacttgATATTCTGGGTTTAAAAAACATACTTAAAGACTTAaagtcttcattctttttctttccttcaaaacTTCACTCAGATGTTTGCGACTCTTGATAAAGGGGATAGTAACCCTTTCTTTCCCAAGGGATGTTTACTTATCATTTGCTTAAACTCTTACCATTCTCCAGCTTCTCAACATCCTGTTTCACAACACGGAGTCCTTGATCTTTAGCAAATTTGTCTTCTCTTTCCACAGTTGGGTTTAGAATCCGAACTTCTCCAAGATTATCTCTCTCTTGAGATTCCATATCCTattatgtgtttaaaaaaaaaatgcaaagttcACATGCCGGAAAAGGGGGAAAAGTAAGTATCATAAATTTATCTCCCATTAAGCATATCTCCCATTAAGCAACTAAGTTAGAAATTAAAGCAAATTTTCCATTTCCAAAGCAGCAAGCCACAAGTTACCACCTTTGAAAGATTTTCACAAGCACACAAAATTCTTACTTTAGTTAAAATTTTTACAGAGGCATTTGGAAGACATATCAGAACCAATATCCTACATAAAATTCTAAAGTACCCTTACTTCATACATTTCACAACAAAATCTGATGAATTCAGTTAACAAGAAAAGGCCATTCATCAACTATTAAAGGCCCAAGTGACGCACTCAATCTTTCAAGTTCATACTATGCCCAAGGCCTCCAATTAGTAAATCTCATAAcatttaaaatcaattaaaaatataaacttaaaatgtATTGTTTCTTATAGTCcctttcatatgtgtgtgtgatttttcttaataaaagtaGAATATATAATTAGTGGACATGCAGAAGAAAGAACTGTCTCCTAGTACCCattccctccttcttccttttaGTTACAGAATCCCTTGAGTTTCAGCAGAACATAGGGCTCCCTAACTGGAGGTCTTATTTGCTAGCCTTCTCCTGAAGCTAGACAGGACCAGTGGAAAGTGAGTGGAAGTACATATGCAACTTCTGACcacatttatttaaacaaaaactgCTTGCCCTGCACTTCCTCATTCCTCCTTCTCCCAGGTGTGGTAAGCCAATTCCAACCACACAGATGAGGGTACATTCTTTATGACTGAAAAAACAGGCCAAGAATGGCTACCATGGAACAAAGGTGTCCACCCATCCTGGACTATCCCCTGACCTTCAGTTTATTACAAGAGAAAGTGTCTTGAATCTTGCTTGCGCCACTGTATTCTGGGTCTCTTTCCAATAGTAACAGCTCCCATCTGCTGGGACCCCTTAAAGTTACAGGATAAGCTTCCTGATTAGTTACTACCACAGACCTGAAGGGTAACCCGCCCTTGTTTCATAGATTAGGAAACTGACGTTCCAAGAAGTCATACAAGTCACTAAAATGTTAGAagcataatttaattaaaaagcagTGCTAACTCCAAGGCCACATCCTCTCTTTCACCACACCAGACTGCTGCTGCTTGTGCTGACTCTtaaaaaagagcatttttttttttttttacctttctaaGATTAAGAATTACTTTGGTATTCTACgctttacctttaaaaataaatcaacatgATCTAGTCTTGATGGGCTTTccgggtggcactagttgtaaagaaccaactgccaatgcagaatACATGAGAGACgcgagtttggtccctgggttggggggatCCCCCGGAGGAgcgcctggcaacccactcctgtattcctgcctggagaatcccatggacagaggagcctggtgggctacagtccatggggtcgctaagtggGACACgctgacttagcacacacacacagtttcaatGATATTCAAACgtagaaagaaaagagataccATCACTTATATTGTAAAacgaaataaaggaaaaaactagAGTACACACAGGAACCAATTTAGtccatcctttttattttataccacAGGAGGAGATCTCAACTGTAAACACCGAAGACAAAACCCTATTAGAGAAAAGGACCTTTCGGTACTCAATGAATCCTTTTTAATGAAGATCCAACACAGAGCTCCTGAATGCCACTCTAATTTCAATGACATAAAGTCAGATTCTACTGCAATTACTTGGTTCAACATTCATCTAACCTATAAAAGTCTCTTATGCaggaggccaaaaaaatagtCAAATTCTAACAGATCATTTGAAAGCTACTGTAGTGTGCTATTAAACACAAAAGCAAGAAGGATTTTTGAGAGACTATCTGGTAAGAGACATAAAAGGTAAGACACttaaaaacttttcttctttctccagccCAGAAAGTACAACCTTTCTGAAGCACCTGAAAGATAGTGTTAACTGACAGTCAATCCAAAGGAGTTTAATAAAATGCACAGATGTTACCTTTTTCCTTATAAAAGGCTAGCTGCATATTTATACAGCTACAGCACTCACTCCATTGTTGAAATCTGTAAATGTTTGATATTGTGTATTTAGGAATACTTTACACCTAGACTTTAGTACCTAATCATATTTCTAAACTCACCAAAGAAAGACGTTCAGGTTCTTCCCTTTTGTTCTCATAACACATAACTGTCTGTGGTGTTATAGGATAGTCCTCCAGCTTGAAGTCGTCACTGGTTTGTATTCCTTTTGTACACTGGTTTGTAAAATCACTCTGGCATGCAGCTACcatgaaaattataaaagaattttTCTAGTCGTACAGTGCTAAGATATATGGAATTCAGCTGGTATATGTTCATGCTCTacatgagataatgcatgttTCTCAGCTCCATGACTACtcactattactattttttcttttatttctaggaTTTGCTGGCAATTTTGTGActtaatcccatggatggacgagcctggtaggctgcagtccatggggtcgtggagagtgggacacgactgagcgacttcactttcactttcactttgtgactTGAAGACAGTTCTGAGGAATAAATCCTATTAAACTTTTAGGAAGTTTATGTTTTTAACTCTTTGGAattcacagaaaaaggaaatttacacttttgttttttaaaaaaagtatggaTATGCATAAAAACACCAAAGTATTTATGAGTGAAATGAACAACAGCTGGGATTTCCTCTAAGgtagaaaaaaagacaaactagatgaaataaaattagtaaaatgTATAACTGTTAAAAGGCAGGTAAGCCATAAATAAAGGTTCATTATACTATAATCTCCCATTTAGGGTATgcttatattttttcataaaagataaaaaaataacatattaaaatttttttaaattatgtaaaataattttaatgaccTCAAGGGAAAAAGCTGAGAAAGTGAAAGATTTCTGAAAAGTACCTATAAgggaatttaaatttatttcaataaagttttttCCCCTCAGCTTCCttctacttaaaaattaatttattttattaataagaaaaacTGCAATATGTCTTTCAACAATAACTACTATACCATTTTTTCTTGAtgcaaattctttttctttctttgaagtcTTTGGCAGACGATGAGAATATCTGTTTTTTATGTCcagttctctctccttttcctaaaAACAAACCCAATATAATTAAGAatgtatagagtttcagtttaaaataaaagtccTCATCTTGTCCACTGGTATTTTCCTCATCAAATTGGAATACAGCTAGGTGCAGCTTCCCTTTGCAACTACCAACTATAGAAAGGAATGCTTTTAGGGCATTTAGGTTAGGGTAGACCAGTGATTCTCCATTAAAAATCCAATACACACTAGCAGTCAAGAAAATCAGAATAAGGCAAAAGTCTTTTTCTACCCACTCCTATTGTCTTCAACTGACTTCCAGGCCTAGcctcagagataaagaatttaATTAGCATCTCTCAAATTTGGGTTCCAAATTAATGATGAGTTAAAAAttagaccattttttaaaacacaagtgTTCTTCACCATTTTGCAGCTAAGACTTTCTCTGAAAATTTGATGAACAAAATGACAATTCTATGAAAGATAACGCATAAATGCTTTAAGCTGCACAATGTGTCAACCCATCAGTGAACTTTGGGTAGAATTAAGAACATCTActtcaacaaaattaaataattcgAATGTTTCCTCTAAATACTATGAAAAGAAAGGGCATTAtttgaaacaactttaaaaataatcaatcaTGGGGTTATATGAGGAAGAACATTGGATTATTCAATCATGCAACACAGAAAGACTCTAGAcccataatttttcttccaggaTTCTATAACATTTTTCAGTTGTAGCATTCCTATCTACATTAGTGAATCTAATGTCTCATTTTTAGTTACAgtgattatattaataaatattttctttacaagTGTCAAAATCAAAGTTCCAAATATAAATGATAACAGTGTTAAAATATTGAGTTTTCATCTAAGACATATCATGGGGAGAAATgatgcaatttaaaataaaatgcttaccTTTAATTTGTCATATAGTCCTTGTAGCTCCTTTTGAAGAAGTTTATTTTCATCATGAGCCTCACATGCCCTTTTCCTTTCAGCAAGCAACTGTCGCTGCAAACTGTTAGTACTTAGCTCAAGGTTTCTTGATAGTTCCTatgatatgtatataaatacatagaaaaaagtacttaaaaaataattcaacagTAAAATGCTGCACACAGTGTCAAAATGACATTTTCTGTGGTACCAAACAAGACACACAAATTAGACTGGGCTTCGTGTTCAAAAATATACGATGAAATGGAACACAGATTTATCAACAGTTTAGTAAGATATTTAGCCTAGCATTTCACTTACTGTATTTCACAATGATTTATGCATAAATGCTGCATGAACAATACATGGATAGTCATTTACATTGGGAGAAAAAGACAGCTAAAAGATGTGATGAGAAACACGGGCTTTGGGAACCATTGTTTAGCAAACAGAAACTGAGACAGCTGTGTAAAATTACACAGCACTATTCAAGGTGCAGAGAGCATCATCCCAGTTTTTACTTATTTCAGCTCAAAAGACATACGAGATCAAAGTGAAAGGATG containing:
- the LCA5 gene encoding lebercilin; amino-acid sequence: MGERERSPATDREGKTSRNCSSYSSSDSGTTPQSSGRSSLVHPSPPASIKGKYPKKQTSDSQVHHHAPRKPSPKGPPNRKGVRAGFRSQSLNRQPLQKDPDRVTKQVLCARQLKINELQNEVTELQVKLAELLKENKALKRLQYRQEKALNKYEDTENEISQLIARHNNEITALKDRLRKSQEKERVSEKRVKETEGELLRTKISLQKLKKISEAKHLPERVDLAKKLASAELKLDDTERRIKELSRNLELSTNSLQRQLLAERKRACEAHDENKLLQKELQGLYDKLKEKERELDIKNRYSHRLPKTSKKEKEFASRKNAACQSDFTNQCTKGIQTSDDFKLEDYPITPQTVMCYENKREEPERLSLDMESQERDNLGEVRILNPTVEREDKFAKDQGLRVVKQDVEKLENGWEREKLAKMPKQKTSLLEREGKPMLETGQYQAEMYQVQKIDKLEEGRLKREMLLAKLNEINREQDSQNVKYPLLPSLPDLKPKLRSPERNPRTHMSSGSSERLLNGHHLQDLSLSTTKEDGQDPGRTRSPASPAELVFGSYVPSFAKTPVRSNPVSQKSDLLGFSGNNTEKFSKDGIDSVTRRERKASLMELLFGASGGSSLSSKSSDPGSLAATKEDCDSLNFLPGDKSSWDREHRDDDDSFLSKGRSFNPSRHRLRHANSKPAVKAVDSVEDEIEEVVLR